In Paralichthys olivaceus isolate ysfri-2021 chromosome 13, ASM2471397v2, whole genome shotgun sequence, the following are encoded in one genomic region:
- the sbk3 gene encoding uncharacterized serine/threonine-protein kinase SBK3: MTTAAAQDLDELCFLSAQSMPSLKVSEHYKVVKLLGEGSYGKVVLAVHRKRGTPMALKFFPRQSTSLYSFLREYNLSLSFCTHPSLTRALGIFFSTPTYYVFAQQAGLYGDLYSVIVSELGVDEECVQRVMAQLSGAVTHLHSLGFVHRDIKPENIFLCDSSCRWVKLGDFGLARAIGTTVRPVWYDSPFCTPEVESAKEAEKEMERRLSEGTEEEMEDIWVTVEPCIDSWALGVLVYCLLTGCFPWEESTHDDRGYRRYKEWFIREAEKEDVRDVGWRGEGEKDSYTIMEKNPRDNPPPSQFEGFSPLVMTLFKELLHPEPKQRGSPEEILSYLGGPWLMETEREERRKAEEAEKEARRIREAGGVEEELLREGRGER, from the exons ATGACA actgcagcagctcaggatCTTGATGAGCTGTGCTTCCTGTCGGCACAGTCCATGCCCAGTCTGAAAGTATCCGAACACTACAAGGTGGTCAAgctcctgggagagggatcctaTGGAAAGGTCGTTCTGGCGGTACACAGAAAGAGAG GAACTCCTATGGCTCTGAAGTTCTTCCCTCGTCAGTCCACCTCCCTCTACTCTTTCCTGCGGGAATACAATCTCTCGCTCTCCTTCTGCACCCATCCTTCTCTGACCCGGGCTCTTGGGATCTTCTTTTCCACGCCGACCTATTACGTGTTTGCTCAGCAAGCCGGACTGTACGGTGACCTCTACAGTGTGATTGTCTCAGAG CTCGGAGTGGATGAAGAGTGTGTCCAGAGGGTGATGGCCCAGCTGAGCGGTGCTGTTACACACCTCCACTCCCTGGGCTTCGTCCACCGTGACATCAAACCCGAGAACATCTTTCTGTGTGACAGTTCCTGTCGCTGGGTCAAACTGGGCGACTTCGGCCTCGCCCGGGCCATCGGGACCACAGTCCGACCTGTCTGGTACGACTCGCCCTTCTGTACTCCTGAGGTGGAGTCAGCTAAGGAGGCCgagaaggagatggagaggCGGCTGAGTGAAGGGACtgaagaagagatggaggacATTTGGGTAACAGTGGAGCCCTGCATCGACAGCTGGGCCCTTGGCGTCCTCGTCTACTGCCTCTTAACCGGCTGCTTCCCCTGGGAGGAGAGCACCCATGACGACCGTGGCTACCGCAGGTACAAGGAGTGGTTTATCCGTGAGGCTGAAAAGGAGGACGTCAGAGACGTTGGGTGGAGGGGCGAGGGGGAAAAAGACAGTTACACCATCATGGAGAAAAACCCAAGAGACAACCCTCCTCCGTCACAGTTTGAGGGCTTCAGTCCACTTGTGATGACTCTTTTCAAGGAGCTGCTCCACCCTGAGCCCAAACAGCGTGGAAGCCCGGAGGAGATCCTGAGCTACCTGGGAGGGCCGTGGCTGATGGAGACggagcgagaggagaggaggaaagcagaggaggcagagaaggaggccaGAAGAATCAGAGAGGCAGGTGGAGTGGAGGAAGAACTGttgagggagggaagaggggagagatAA